The following DNA comes from Xiphophorus hellerii strain 12219 chromosome 5, Xiphophorus_hellerii-4.1, whole genome shotgun sequence.
TACAGTAAGTGAAGAGCGTTCCCTGTATTCCCTATTAAAATCATCTTTTTCAAGACGATCTTCacggataaaaaataaaaaatgtaaaacccgCACCAAACCTGGATTCACTAACACAAAGCAGTAAGAACTTTGCAAGGCATTTTAAAGACTGTAACTTTGAACGCTACAAGGGGCTAACAGCTAGCACTGAACACTACAAGTTATTGTATGGGttttatttacaagtaatgGGTGAGTGTTACTTTTCTATGACATTCTCATACATAGTGTAACGAGAGTTCAGAGTTGGGTCAGCAGTGAAGCTATCTGTTGAATGTACCAGATTGTTAGAGGATtgagctgcagcctcaggaGTAGCAGCTCGTACTTATCCTAATAAACGATGTTTGGCGGGACTACAGCTGCAGTGCTGAGGTCATTACAATACTttacttaatatttttcttttaattgctcATTTGCTATATCAGTAGTTTGGATTGATGTTGAGATTAACTGGGGAAGATAGAAAAGTTTTGCTAAATTGGTGGATGTTCAATTATGTGCGCTATTGCCTgtgtattttgttaaaatatacattGATATATTGCTTGATATTGTTGGgctgcattgttgtttttcttagcgtatttttatttatttgcatattattgGATGTCTGTTTCTTGGTGTGGTGAATAGTTTTTACACTGTCCTGCAAATGGTGTGTATTGTTCAGGTATAGTTGACGTCTCTTGAAGGCCCTGACTGAAACTCCACGTCATTCCACTGTTTGTACTGAATCCTGACAGGCTGGcaagatttttgtgtttgtttgcattttcgccagcagtaacatccgACTGTgtatcatgtgacttgtgtgatgcgaaaaaagtgtttccattgcagttttgcgaaacaCATCTATTTTGATACAACTAAAGAACCACCTCACGTTAGggcaaaactttttattgaaaatcataggtttttttttaaattggtgtgtttccattaagcaaatttattttatagttaatGAAAAATTAACTAATGTCCTCGCAAGAAAAATCTTTAAGAGTTGCAACTTTGTGGACTTACATCATTGATCCTCGGGTTCTTAGAAGCATCAGAAGTGTTCAATACATTCATCTGGATATCTacaagaacaataaaaacattgtctctgttttttctcGAATGCTAGTATTGTATGTTGCTGTTCTGGGTAAATTCAcctttttgctttaattttcttttaagaatcATCAGAAGGACAAACGGCAGGATCCACAGCAGAAACAGGACGACACGCAGGATGTAAAATAAGGTCAGAtctgaaaagaagagaaaggagAATTTAATAGGCATGGACAGAAAATGTCCCGGAAACGGACGCAGAGAGTGAAAGCATGATAATAATTTAACCCTTGTGCATATGAGTGGGGCGCCTCCACATAGAATGTAAACCGGACCTACCTGACATGTGAAATGCATTTGAGGAAAAATGTCAAGTATCTACATTTAAAGTGCACATGCATTCAACTTGACCATAACATATTTATATGCTAATTTGCTaaaccattcagtgatttataaactaacaaaagtattttaaagtccaaAACCAGTAAAAGGTGTTTTAGCTGTAGTGTTGCCCTCTAAATCTTATTTCTGCATcagaataaatttaataaaaaagtacCTAATGTTCATTAGAAGAAGGAAAACATAATCAGAAGATCACATTAAATGTTTAGGTTTAGGTCAGGGCCTGGTCACTGACATTTCAGATGAGAACCAGCCATCTGAGGAGTTTGGAGAATAGATGAAGACCTCTGACTAAGAAGATTCTGGAACAGAAATACTGGTAATATAATTCTAATAATTCTAAttcctctccttgggctgccaccttatcgttgtggaggggtttgagtgccccaatgaccctaggagctatgctgtctggggctttatgcccctggtagggtcacccaaggcagacaggtcctaggtgagggaccagacaaagcgcaacCCGAAGACCtccattttgaaaataacattggACTCAGTGTTACCTCGCCCGGACGCTGGTCACCTGGGCCCGACTATGGAGCCCGGCCTGGAGGAGGGGCatgatggcgagcgcctggtggctgAGCtcttacccatggagcccggctgGGCTCAGCCCAAAGAGGAGACATGGGTCTCGCCTCCCATGGGCCCATCTCCtatgagaggggccaaaggggttgGGTGAAATGTGTGACAGGTGGCAgccgagggaggggaccctggcagtccgatcctcggttgcagaaactggctcttgggacgtggaatgtcacctctctggtgacATTCCACCAGAGAGGAATGTCACCAGAAGGatccggagctagtgtgtgaggttgagggGTTCCAGCTAGAAATAGTctgtctcacctcgacgcatggctctggttctgggaccagtctccttgagaggggctggacatatttccactctggagttgcccaaggtgagaggtgtcgggcaggagtgggcatacttgttgctcgccatctcggcgcctgtacgttggggtttaccccggtgaatgagagggtagcctccctccgcctatgGGTGGGGGGACAGGTCCTgagttttgtttgtgcttacaggccgaacgacagttcagattacccacccttcttggagtccttagagggggtactggagagtgcccctcctggggactcccttgttctgctgtaggacttcaacgctcacgtgggcaatgacagtgagacctggaggggcgtggttgggaggaacccCCCCCCCGATCtcaactcgagcggtgttctgttgttggacttctgtgctcgtcatggattgtccataacgaacaccatgttcaagcataagggtgtccatatgtgcacttggcaccaggacaccctaggccgcagtttgatgatcgactttgtcatcgtttcatcggatctgcggccgtatgtctgggacactcgggtgaagagaggtgcggagctgtccactgaccactacctggtggtcaGTCGGCTCCGGTCGcacaaacgtgttgtgagggtctgctgggaacgtctggcggaaacACCTGTGAGACAGAGCTTTAATGCCCATCTCCGGCAGAACTTTGAATACGTTCCAGGGGAGGAGGgggacattgagtctgagtggaccatgttccgtgcctccacgGAACATGGTCTATTTTTTTACAGctgtaaaaaatgaatgaaattctTAGTTAGACTCCTCAGCAAACAGTAAATATATAATTAGAAAAGGTTGTATCTATAAAAGACAATGGATAgattgtaaatgtatttattttaaagcaaattgaAAATCAAAGGTCGTATGTCAGCTACAGAGGGCGCCATCATGTctatttgattttattcaaaatttttattatgttaagATGACAAAATCTACCCCTGCTTTTAAAGCCAATGGaaactgtttaatttatatttgtaaacaaataaGTATTAAAACTTACCAGACAAGATGAACAACACGATCTGGAAACTCCACATCTTTGCATTACTGAGGACGACAAACTAAACCAGAAACAATGTTGAAGTGAAACATGAAGCATTTTAAGGAAACCACGTTGGTGTGATGAGTTCAGCCCTTTACACATATCAGCAGGCCTCATAAATGAGGtgtaaaatgatcattttctctatttttcaaaaaataaactaaaaaactaaactCTATCAAAACCAAAAAAGTAAGAAGACATGCTtattattagtaaaataaaaataagtgcttACAAAGTTGGAGGAAATGGTCATAGGAAATGTGGGAGGGCTGAGGTGTAGTGGTTAGTGCTGTATCATCTCAGCAAGaatatttcctgtttaaatATAAGTAAAGCAGAACTTTCTGTCTAtagtttgcttatttattttagaacattCATCGATGTTCTCCAGGTTCTCTTTCTCTCATTGCAAAACTGCTTATAGTAACAGAATCAAGTGAATAAAATGAGCATGAAGAAACATGTTGCCACACAttgaggttaaataaaaaattattttacagtcaAACTGACAAATGACAAatatagaaacataaaaaagattaCTAGAACAATTTAAGAGGATGAAAATACTGCTGATTTAAAAGTGTTTTCCTCTACAGAAAGCCTTATCACCTTCATGATTTAgtctaaatgtaaaaagaaacaaaggctgGTTCATCAAAAACCTCTTATTTATTATTGTGTGGAGAAAGTTAATATAATGAAATTAgctgtaaaagtaaaacattaaacatttggCATGAAATCTTCAAATTAGTTTGAAAGTGGCGTAATAATTTCCTCTGCAGTGCATTTCATCATTTTGCTTTCCGACAATCAGAATCGAGATCTTCATTTGTGGTGAGACTTTGGTTCATATGTTGAGATTATGCAGCTTCATCGTTGCTCCTGATGCTTTGATGCAAAGGTTGAGCTGTCTTCTGGAttttcacaaatctgaaaaataatcatttatgaTATTCAGATAAATGAGATTTATATTACTGAGCAGAAAAACTTATCTGGATGAATGTTCATAATTTTACAGGACAAAACCTGAAGGATCTGGACACAAAGATAAAGTCATCCACTGAGCAAAGAACCAATGTAGAGGGTGATGAAAAAGTTATTAATGTAGGAGAAATGCATACTGAATCCTCAAAGGCTGCGATTTGTGATCAAACTTCTCAAATCCACCTGTTGAAATTTTGATGAAGCATCTTTTGAGACGTGACAAAGACATGgagaaactgaacagaaacgGAAAACTTTCCctagtggacataaaaaaaattaacaggaAACGTTTTGGATCCAGTTGTTATCActtcttttcacttttgttttagaGATTTCATATGTAATCTATCCAGGATAGTAAGACATATAGAAATCCACTAGTGCAGTCACtagctgtgtttctattacAATTGTGTGCAAatatttgtcaatattctgctaatctTGACTAAAGTTATAATGAGATATTTTCATCATTCAGTCTTGGCGCTAGCACTTCTCTATCAGCCGTCAGAGGAGACGTCAGCGTCTTATGCTGGAGTGACAAGTTTCTTATTGGGAGCAGCTTTGTATGCAGCGTTTTGGGTAAATTGCAGTCTGTGATTTCTCAGAAGAGCTGTGGATTTTacacatttgaattttttatgaactgtgtgaacTCTGGTGGAGACTGTTGCACATTGTCCCAAAAAAGCcccaaaacaaaccatcatcctgcTACTGTTTCCTGTCATCATCTTCAACTTTTTCGCCAGCAGTTACATCTGGATGTgtatcatgtgacttgtgtgatgcaaaaaaagtttttccattgcagtttcgCAAGATACATCTATTTCAACACGACTGGAAAACGTTATCTACCTACTGcaaaacgttttattgaaaaCTCTTAAGTTTTTTagaaattggtgtgtttccattaagcaaatttattttatagttaatGAAAACTTAACTAATGTCCTTGCAAGAAGAAATCTTTCAGAGCGGCAGCTTTGTGGACTTACATCACAGATCCTTTTTTTCTCGTTCTTTATATATTGTTGTGGGTTGATGTTCTGATTAAATTCACCTTGTGGCTTCAATTTTCTTTGAAGAATCATCAGAAGGACAAACGGCAGGATCCACAGCAGAAACAGGACGACACGCAGAATGTAAAATAAGGTCAGATCTGAAAAGAAGAGAATTGAGTCTTCAATAGGCATGGACAGAAAATTTCCTAGAAACAGACACAGAGAATGAAAGCATGTAATAACAATTTGAAACATTGTTTACAAAAAATCAACACTAAACATTCAGACTTCATTTATGAAGGTCCAGGCAACAGGAAGGACTGGTAGGTCCAGGATTTACCTGCATTGGCTCAATTGTCTCTAATGGGAGATTGGACACACCTGAGATAAAACTTCTAGAAAGAGCACAAGCTGCTAcagttagtttataaatcactgaacagctcagcatcacaatacattaaagatctgctgttgttgtgtcaaccttccagacctctcaggtcttctggttctggttctgctctgcatctccagaaccagaaccaaacatggagaagcaacattcagcttctgtgcaccacaaatctggaacaaactgcaagaaaactgcaaatatgctgaaacactgagttccctTAAATCTgtactaaaaacccacctgtttagtttcttttgaaacataatcaatgaaagtttTAACAAAGGCACTTTGTTGACTAAAttataatgtttcaaatgttGCCTTTGTGTTCTATGAGTTTGTAtgtttgttgagtttttatgatgtaaagcagtttgaaataccttggtgctgaaatgtgctatataaataaaatttgattgatttgatttgatggCTGACTTAAATTAATATTAGTGTACTGCAGTGGACATCTGCAGCATTACCATTAGGCTGTGGGGTGAAGGCAGGAAAAGATGGGAGAAgccaacaaaacaacattctcTAATACTCCATTAATGTATTTGAGTACTTGAATATCTGCTGTTTGTGGAAAACTAAGAGAAGGAAATCAGGAGAGgcacagagaaacagaaaatgtaaagaatttaCCAGGATTATATGATGGTGGCTGTGATGTCAAATGTTCAGCAGAGCTGGTTTCATGCAGTGAGACTgtcagagaaaatacaaaacataatgTGGTAAAAAGCCTTAACCTagattttgtgttgctttttattattctatcTCTCTCTGTGTTGGTTTCACCGACTGCCAGCTGTATCTTTATGAATCTCAGCTGAGAGTCTGAACCACAGTAGTATGTTCCTGCATCAGCTGCTTCCAGTTCAGTGATGATCACAGAGAAACAGATGGAGGAGACATTGAGCAGCTTGAACTTTGTTTGGTTCTCCATCATGTCTGTACAGTTGTTGTGTTGGTCTCCTTTACAGAGGAACTTCTTGTTATCATGTTGTTGTCCTGAATTAGGACACTGCAGAGTTACTGGACGTCCCTCAATGCCACTGATGTGGTACGACTCCAGACAGAACAATTTTGCTGGAGAAGGAAATTTTAATGACTGTTATATTTATAAACTTCTTAAATTTCATTATCATTTTAGCAAAGGCAGAATGATCTCTCACCTTTGACCTTCAGTTcaacagcagagaaaacagTAGCTTATTGGTATTATTGAGGTTTCACTTTAATTTCCTACTTAAGATGTGCCTTAAGCGCATCTGGCGAGCTGCTCCACCTCAGGACCTGCTGTACAAATTCAGATACCCCTTCGTCATAAATGCAGTGCAACAGGCCATTGTTGGCATGACTAGCATAattatcagccaatcagaatttACATACAATAATGGTGAGCCTCACTGGCCCTACAGTAAGTGAAGAGCGTTCCCTGTATTCCCTattaaaatcatcttttttaagACGATCTTCAcggataaaaaattaaaaatgtaaaacctgcACCAAACCTGGATTCACTAACACATAGCAGTAAGAACTTTGCAAGGCATTTTAAAGACTGTAACTATGAGCGCTACAAGGGGCTAACAGCTAGCACTGAACACTACAAGTTATtgtatggattttatttacaagtaatgGGTGAGTGTTACTTTTCTATTACATTCTCATACATAGTGTAACGATTCTGAGTTTTAGTTCTGCTGGGTCCTTATGGTTATGTGTATTTGTTATAAGTTGCATTGTGATCTTATTGTTATGTGTAGAGTGTTATGGGCTTCCCCTGTCTGACTGCTGATTCCCACTCACATGTGATAGGCCTGTCATGTGGGCGAGGGATCGGTGGAGCGGCAGTACCAGGACCGGAAGTGGAGAGAGTTCAGAGTTGGGTCAGCAGTGAAGCTATCTGTTGAATGTACCAGTTTGTTAGAGGATtgagctgcagcctcaggaGTAGCAGCTCGTACTTATCCTAATAAACCCTGTTTGGTGGGACTACAGCTGCGGTGCTGAGGTCATTACAATACTttacttaatatttttcttttaattgctcATTTCCTATATCAGCAGTTTGGATTGATGTTGAGATTAACTGGGGAAGATAGAAAAGTTTTGCTAAATTGGTGGATGTTCAATTATGTGCGCTGTTGCCTgtgtattttgttaaaatatattgatatattgCTTGATATTGTTGGgctgcattgttgtttttcttagcgtatttttatttatttgcatattattgGATGTCTGTTTCTTGGTGTGGTGAATAGTTTTTACACTGTCCTGCAAATGGTGTGTATTGTTCAGGTATAGTTGACGTCTCTTGAAGGCCCTGACTGAAACTCCACGTCATTCCACTGTTTGTACTGAATCCTGACAGGCTGGcaagatttttgtgtttgtttgcattttcgCCAGCGGTAACATCCGGCTGTgtatcatgtgacttgtgtgatgcgaaaaaagtgaTTCCAATCCtgttttgcgaaatacatctattttgataCAACTAAAAAACCACCTCACGTTAGggcaaaactttttattgaaaatcataaggttttttttttaactggtgtgtttccattaagcaaatttattttatagttaatGAAAACTTAACTAATGTCCTCGCAAGAAAAATCTTTAAGAGTTGCAACTTTGTGGACTTACATCATTGATCCTCGGGTTCTTAGAAGCATCAGAAGTGTTCAATACAATCATTTGGATATCtacaagaacaataaaaaacattgtctctgttttttctggattttttcccGAATTTTAGTATTGTATGTTAATGTTCTGGTTAAATTCACCTTGTTgcttcaattttcttttaagaatcATCAGAAGGACAAACGGCAGGATCCACAGCAGAAACAGGACGACATGCAGAATGTAAAACAAGGTCAGAtctgaaaagaagagaaaggagAATTTAATAGGCATGGACAGAAAATGTCCCAGAAACAGACGCAGAGAATGAAAGCATGATAATAATTTAACCCTTGTGCATATGAGTGGGGTCCGACCGACTCCACACCCATATTACTTGTATCACTTGCTTCAGCCCTTCAGAATAAGCAACACTAAACattagtgatgttacgtgatgtgccgaggcttcgaggcgtgtgtcgagtaatggagggggcgtttccgtaaagcgcgtatcgaggcttgcttcatttaggggaggagccgaaaacgatgacgtccgaagcctcgctgcccggctgtaccacgtgactgcttcgggaagtggctcagatgttggcgcggggtttgacagctttagaaaccccacaggctccattcaaaatgtgggttgttgtaggcgagttgcggtcagttgagagagtggatagagttttgatagtttggatagcagagtttggatagtggttatttagtttgagacagttagtttggtgtttggagagtttaggagagagatagatagatagataggagatttaggagcgcgaggacaggataggagtaggatggagctggcgagaaagaggaggatttcccctatgtgggaacatttcgatttgataagccctaacaaggtaaggtgaactgaacatttgcagatgcattatgtttgcttatgaggaactgtatttttcacagtttcttattttctgtaaaggtgaggtgtttattgtgctccaaggagttggggtacaataataacacctcatccatgtagtgtcaaaaaagagaaatcgtttgaaaccaaaaactgtggagaaattgttgtttcttaataaaaatgcatgaaatcatccaagttacacaagcattagcctattcactaccccctccctagttccacaagcactttcactgtcctctgcctgattaagcccatgccatttttctagagtcacagaaaaacattattacacaacatgccatatcacatgacactactattgtgggaataattacacacagagaatacattcaaacaatattttattatacacatatgtgtatacataatttatgtagacaaatgatttcgtcctacaccttttgtgaagtcattcccaagagccataatagacaaaaattcaatgcatcacatgtgttaagatacagctggctgtgattatacacctggccagtaggtggtttcgtgtgcacatgaagcttcaaagaaatgaaccctttctcgaaccagttggctcaagtggttcaatgcctcacgaggcttcatctcaccatcactactaAACATTCAGACATAATTTATGAATTACCTGTCAATTAATGGTGCGTTTacaccaggggtctcaaactccaggcctcgagggccacagtcctgcagtttttagatgtgccacaggtacaaaacactggaatgaaatgacttaatgacctcctccttgtgtagctcagttttccagagccttaatgacctaattattctgttcaggtgtggagcagcagaggcacatctaaaagttgcaggactgcggccctcgaggactggagtttgagacccctggtttacaCCAAACTCGTTTTGAGGGTCAGGCGTGTCTGGTTTACATTAATAGTCAATGTGGTGGCACACTGAGGGACTGTCGCGGCGCGACTTGAACTATTTAGAGCGTTTGATGCATCAACAGGGTCCGACGCATCCGGAACACAACGGCTAGAGTTATTTTGACACGTCTGACGCGCCATCGATGCGCCTCCACAtagaatgtaaaccagacgcgccTGACGTGTGAAATGCATTTGAGGAAAAATGTCAAGCATCTACATTCAAAGTGCACATGCATTCACCTTGACCATAACATATTTATATGCTAATTTGCTaaaccattcagtgatttataaactaacaaaagtattttaaagtcctTTCTTTGATCACAAAACCAGTAAAAGGCATTTTAGCTGTAGTGTTGCCCTCTAGATCTTATTTCTGCATCAGaacaaatttaatgaaaaagtacCTAATGTTCATTAGAAGAAGGAAAACATAATCAGAAGCCAAGCTCCAAGCCAAATGCCTCCCTATTACCTCTTGATCCCAACATCACAATACTGATCCCAAACTAGATGCCTACAGTCCTGGACTGCTCTTAAAATACATCTGCAGAGGGAGAAATCACACACAATGTGCCTGACAAAtgtagaaacataaaaaatatttccagaacAATATAAcaggacaaaaatacttttgcaccTGTAAGATGCAAGATTTCTCATATTGTATCTCAGAAAATTCACAGTGTCACATGTAAGAGTCACATTTGATTAACTTTCTAACATCATATAAATTGTGCTGACAACCTGTGGATTGGAAGACAGTGGACATCTGCAGCATTATAATTTGGCTATGGGGTGAAGGCAGGAAAAGCTGTGAGAAgccaacaaaacaacattctcTAATACTCCATTAATGTATTTGACTATTTTAAATACTGCTGTTTGTGGAAAAACAAGTGAAGGGAAATCAGGAGAggcacacagaaacagaaaatgtaaagagtTTACCAGGATTATGTGATGGTGACTGTGATGTAACCTGTTCAGCAGAGCTAGTTTGATGTGAAGAgactgtcagaaaaaaatacaaaacataatgTGGTAAAAAACCACATTAACCTAGATTTTAACCTAGATTAAATTCTAggttaaaatctttattttaatctagGTTAACCTagattttgtgttgctttttattattctatttcTCTCTGTGTTGGTCTCACCGACTGCCAGCTGTATCTTTATGAATCTCAGCTGAGAGTCTGAACCACAGTAGTATGTTCCTGCATCAGCTGCTTCCAGTTCAGTGATGATCACAGAGAAACAGGTGGAGGAGACATTGAGCAGCTTGAACTTTGTTTGGTTCTCCATCATGTCTGTACAGTTGTTGTGTTGGTCTCCTTTACAGAGGAACTTCTTGTTATCATGTTGTTGTCCTGAATTAGGACACTGCAGAGTTACTGGACGTTCCTCGATCCCACTGATGTGGTACAACTTTAATTCTGTCAGAGAGATTTTATTCATACATGAATCTATGTGagatttattgataaaaatatCTGTGCATCAAATTATGAAACATGTTCTTTTCACTAATTCAAAAATGGGAGCAAAGGGAAAATGAAGGAATGTTATCATTTctcacctttgacctccagTTCAACAGTAGAGAAATCATCAAATCCTGAGTTTCTCTGAACTCCACAAAGATACGACCCAGAATCCTTCAGGGTCAGACTGGAAATGGTCACTGTGAATATTCTTGACTTCCTGTCGTCAGAGATTCTGAATCGTCCATTTTGTGTGTTGCTAGAGGTGATCACTGCCTGCTGTCGACATGTGGAGGGCCGGTTTCCTCTGCAGAGGAACTTCAGCTTGTTGACAGACTCAGAGTTGTATGGACAGCTGATGGTCACTGAACCTTCCTCAATACTTTGGATTTTATTCACTGTGTCGCAGCATCTGTCTGATAGGAAGATAAGAAAGTCTGTCAGATAGTAAAAGATACATAAACCTGTACATTTTACCAGAAACCtgaattaaaagcagaaatattgaaGCTAGACGGCTCCCTCTGGTGGAGAGAAATATTTCTGGCGCAGTCTTCAGAAGACTTCAGTACAGCTCGATTAAAAACATGGGATTTACTCATTCTGTTGAAGTTTGTCAAACTATACA
Coding sequences within:
- the LOC116719342 gene encoding polymeric immunoglobulin receptor-like, with protein sequence MNKKMRSHQHLLMTVCTALSFVISAEGLIQVFGYEGRGVNFSCHYDQGYEDREKYICKNDCGSSDVLITTKQKNEGKYCITDNKKIRIVTVTISDLQSHDAGKYWCGVTRWGKDTYSEVKLHIKEDRCCDTVNKIQSIEEGSVTISCPYNSESVNKLKFLCRGNRPSTCRQQAVITSSNTQNGRFRISDDRKSRIFTVTISSLTLKDSGSYLCGVQRNSGFDDFSTVELEVKELKLYHISGIEERPVTLQCPNSGQQHDNKKFLCKGDQHNNCTDMMENQTKFKLLNVSSTCFSVIITELEAADAGTYYCGSDSQLRFIKIQLAVGYITVTIT